In Acidaminococcus fermentans DSM 20731, one genomic interval encodes:
- the cmk gene encoding (d)CMP kinase, with protein MKKIIIAIDGPAGAGKSTIAKKVAALLGYAYIDTGAMYRTVTLRFLESGLPFSEEAVTAIAEKISITFRYGNGVNRVFADGEEVTDAIRSLEVSRNVSKVAAVGGVRTAMVAAQRKIGNQGGVVMDGRDIGTVVFPQAELKVFLTASVEERARRRYLELKEKGTEVSLEDLEQRIAQRDALDENREISPLRCAEDARYLDSTSLTIDQVTEKIAAMAREVL; from the coding sequence GTGAAAAAAATCATCATTGCCATCGATGGCCCGGCCGGGGCCGGGAAAAGCACCATTGCCAAAAAAGTGGCGGCCCTGCTGGGCTATGCCTATATCGACACGGGCGCCATGTACCGTACGGTAACCCTGCGCTTCCTGGAAAGCGGTCTGCCTTTCAGTGAAGAGGCGGTGACGGCCATTGCGGAAAAGATTTCCATTACCTTCCGGTATGGGAACGGGGTGAACCGGGTGTTTGCGGACGGGGAAGAAGTCACCGATGCCATCCGCAGCCTGGAAGTGTCCCGGAACGTGTCCAAAGTGGCAGCCGTGGGCGGTGTGCGCACAGCCATGGTGGCGGCCCAGCGGAAGATCGGCAATCAGGGCGGGGTGGTCATGGACGGCCGGGACATCGGCACCGTGGTGTTCCCCCAGGCGGAACTGAAGGTGTTCCTTACCGCTTCCGTGGAGGAACGGGCCCGGCGCCGGTACCTGGAACTGAAGGAAAAAGGCACGGAGGTATCCCTGGAAGACCTGGAACAGCGCATTGCCCAGCGGGATGCCCTGGATGAGAACCGGGAAATCTCTCCCCTCCGGTGTGCGGAAGATGCCCGGTATCTGGATTCCACCAGCCTGACCATTGATCAGGTGACGGAAAAAATCGCGGCCATGGCCAGAGAGGTGCTGTAG
- a CDS encoding NAD(P)/FAD-dependent oxidoreductase, whose protein sequence is MTRVIVVGAGAAGILAAIKAAENGARVLLLEKMAMPGRKLMITGKGRCNITNACDMRDMIPMIPGNGKFLFGAFHTFTNRDIMELLEENGLPVKVERGGRVFPQSDRALDVVDTLKKILRKKKVELRTNTRVRDLVLEGGRVTGVVTGDGRTLAADAVVITTGGASYPRTGSTGDGYGLAREAGHTIVPPRPALVPLESDDPEIRALQGLSLRNVRGTLLQGSRVLGQEFGEMLFTHFGVSGPIILTLSRAASTAWKKDPQAILDLAIDLKPALTPEQLDARIQRDFAKYSRKQLKAGLHDLLPQSLIPVIIDAACLKPEQEVNQITRKERQRLVETLKAFMVPLSGTRPLAEAIVTAGGVSTKEINPSTFASKKVPNLYFAGEVMDVDGYTGGYNLQAAFSSGCVAGTHAALDGKEESV, encoded by the coding sequence ATGACCCGGGTGATCGTGGTGGGGGCCGGGGCCGCTGGGATCCTGGCAGCCATCAAGGCGGCGGAAAACGGAGCCCGGGTGCTCCTTCTGGAAAAAATGGCCATGCCCGGCCGGAAGCTGATGATCACCGGCAAGGGCCGTTGCAACATCACCAATGCCTGTGACATGAGGGATATGATCCCCATGATCCCCGGAAACGGAAAATTTTTATTTGGGGCTTTTCATACCTTCACCAATCGGGATATAATGGAACTGTTGGAGGAAAACGGCCTGCCGGTGAAAGTGGAACGGGGCGGCCGGGTGTTCCCCCAGAGCGACCGGGCCCTGGATGTGGTGGATACCCTGAAGAAGATCCTCCGGAAAAAGAAAGTGGAGCTGCGGACCAACACCCGGGTCCGGGATCTGGTCCTGGAAGGCGGCCGGGTCACCGGGGTGGTCACCGGAGACGGCCGGACCCTGGCGGCAGATGCGGTGGTGATCACCACCGGCGGCGCTTCCTATCCCCGGACCGGTTCCACAGGGGACGGCTATGGACTGGCCCGGGAAGCCGGCCACACCATTGTGCCTCCCCGTCCGGCCCTGGTGCCCCTGGAAAGCGATGATCCGGAAATCCGGGCCCTCCAGGGCCTGAGCCTGCGAAACGTGCGGGGGACACTGCTCCAGGGCAGCAGGGTACTGGGGCAGGAATTCGGGGAGATGCTGTTCACCCATTTCGGGGTCAGCGGTCCCATCATCCTTACCCTGTCCCGGGCGGCTTCCACCGCCTGGAAGAAGGATCCCCAGGCCATCCTGGATCTGGCCATCGACCTGAAGCCGGCTCTGACGCCGGAACAGCTGGATGCCCGGATCCAGCGGGATTTTGCCAAATACAGCCGGAAACAGCTGAAGGCCGGGCTCCATGACCTGCTGCCCCAGAGCCTGATCCCGGTGATCATCGATGCTGCCTGCCTGAAGCCGGAGCAGGAAGTGAACCAGATCACCCGGAAGGAACGGCAGCGGCTGGTGGAGACCCTGAAAGCCTTCATGGTGCCCCTTTCCGGCACCCGTCCCCTGGCGGAAGCCATTGTCACCGCCGGGGGCGTCAGCACCAAAGAAATCAATCCCTCCACCTTTGCTTCCAAAAAGGTGCCCAACCTGTACTTTGCGGGAGAAGTGATGGATGTGGATGGATATACCGGCGGCTACAACCTCCAGGCAGCCTTTTCGTCGGGCTGCGTGGCAGGGACCCATGCCGCCCTGGATGGAAAAGAGGAATCTGTGTGA
- a CDS encoding pseudouridine synthase, protein MEQTKERLQKVMAAAGVASRRECEKIILAGRVQVNGKPVTELGTRVGKADRITVDGKALHRKSARHTYLLYKPGGVVTTMKDPQGRRTVADLMAGLHQRLYPVGRLDYLTEGLLLMTNDGELAQHLTHPSHHVDKTYEVEVHGRVPEEKLDVLRLGVPLEDGLTAPAVVYVKKWDPEKNLTRFTVTIHEGRNRQVRRMCDFIGFPVKSLKRIQVGTLTLEGMKKGEFRELTPEEVASLESPVEK, encoded by the coding sequence ATGGAACAGACCAAGGAACGGCTGCAGAAAGTCATGGCAGCGGCCGGTGTGGCATCACGCCGGGAATGTGAAAAGATCATCCTGGCAGGACGGGTCCAGGTGAACGGGAAACCGGTGACCGAACTGGGCACCCGGGTGGGGAAGGCGGACCGGATCACCGTGGACGGGAAAGCCCTCCACCGGAAAAGCGCCCGGCACACCTATCTGCTGTACAAGCCCGGGGGGGTGGTGACCACCATGAAGGATCCCCAGGGCCGGCGGACAGTAGCGGACCTGATGGCCGGGCTCCATCAGCGGCTGTACCCGGTGGGGCGGCTGGATTACCTGACCGAAGGGCTGCTGCTGATGACCAACGACGGGGAACTGGCCCAGCATCTGACCCATCCCAGCCACCATGTAGACAAGACCTATGAAGTGGAAGTCCACGGCCGGGTGCCGGAAGAAAAACTGGATGTGCTGCGGCTGGGGGTGCCCCTGGAAGATGGGCTCACGGCGCCGGCGGTGGTCTATGTGAAGAAGTGGGATCCGGAAAAGAACCTGACCCGGTTCACGGTGACCATCCATGAGGGAAGGAACCGGCAGGTCCGGCGGATGTGCGATTTCATCGGGTTCCCGGTGAAATCCCTGAAACGGATCCAGGTGGGGACCCTGACCCTGGAAGGCATGAAAAAGGGAGAATTCCGGGAACTGACTCCGGAAGAAGTGGCCTCCCTGGAAAGCCCGGTGGAGAAATGA
- the der gene encoding ribosome biogenesis GTPase Der, producing MSKPIVAIVGRPNVGKSTLFNIFADSRISIVEDTPGVTRDRLYADAEWLDRKFTMVDTGGIEMQNTDSIAVSIRQQAEVAVREADVILFVCDARTGITNDDMEVAKMLRQSRKPVVLAVNKADTPKQEAEAYEFYNLGIGEPYLISASNRLNLGDLLDAVVEKFPEEGDEDDDSEDVIKVAIIGRPNVGKSSIFNDIIGQTRSIVSDVAGTTRDAIDVPVEKDGQTYLFIDTAGMRRKGKIDEPIEKYSIIRTLRAVDRSDVVLLVLNAVEGITEQDKKIAGYAHEAGKGIVIVVNKWDLYPNKTVMSTEEFTKQIRHELIFMPYANVVYVSALTQQRISRLPEMIKDAAEANAMRISTSVLNQVVTDAVAMNQPPMEKGKRLKILYTTQVKVKPPTFVIFCNEPEIMHFSYQRYLENQLREAFGFKGTPINIIVRGKNEDEA from the coding sequence ATGAGCAAACCCATAGTTGCCATTGTCGGCAGACCCAATGTCGGCAAATCAACACTATTTAACATATTTGCCGACAGCCGGATCTCCATTGTGGAAGATACCCCCGGCGTGACCCGTGACCGTCTCTATGCCGATGCGGAATGGCTGGACCGGAAGTTCACCATGGTGGATACCGGCGGCATCGAGATGCAGAACACCGATTCCATTGCCGTATCCATCCGGCAGCAGGCGGAAGTGGCTGTACGGGAAGCGGATGTGATTTTGTTTGTGTGTGATGCCCGGACGGGGATCACCAATGACGATATGGAAGTGGCCAAGATGCTCCGGCAGTCCAGAAAACCGGTGGTCCTGGCGGTGAACAAGGCGGATACGCCCAAGCAGGAAGCGGAAGCCTACGAATTCTACAATCTGGGCATCGGGGAACCCTACCTGATTTCCGCCTCCAACCGGCTGAATCTGGGGGATCTCCTGGATGCGGTGGTGGAAAAGTTCCCGGAAGAAGGGGACGAGGACGATGACAGCGAAGACGTGATCAAGGTGGCCATCATCGGCCGCCCCAATGTGGGGAAATCTTCCATCTTCAACGACATCATCGGCCAGACCCGGTCCATTGTCAGCGATGTGGCCGGGACCACCCGGGACGCCATCGACGTGCCGGTGGAAAAAGACGGCCAGACCTATCTGTTCATCGATACTGCCGGTATGCGCCGGAAGGGGAAAATCGACGAACCCATCGAAAAATACAGCATCATCCGGACCCTCCGGGCGGTGGACCGGAGCGACGTGGTGCTGCTGGTGCTCAACGCCGTGGAAGGGATCACGGAACAGGACAAGAAAATCGCCGGCTATGCCCATGAAGCGGGCAAGGGGATCGTAATCGTGGTGAACAAATGGGATCTGTATCCCAACAAGACCGTCATGTCCACGGAAGAGTTCACCAAACAGATCCGCCATGAGCTGATCTTCATGCCCTATGCCAATGTGGTGTACGTGTCCGCCCTGACCCAGCAGCGGATCAGCCGTCTGCCGGAAATGATCAAGGATGCGGCGGAAGCCAACGCCATGCGGATTTCCACCAGCGTGCTGAACCAGGTGGTCACCGACGCGGTGGCCATGAACCAGCCGCCCATGGAAAAGGGCAAACGGCTGAAGATCCTCTACACCACCCAGGTGAAGGTAAAGCCGCCCACCTTCGTGATTTTCTGCAACGAACCGGAAATCATGCATTTCTCCTATCAGCGGTATCTGGAAAACCAGCTGCGGGAAGCCTTCGGGTTCAAAGGCACTCCCATCAACATCATCGTCCGGGGCAAGAACGAGGACGAGGCGTAA
- the plsY gene encoding glycerol-3-phosphate 1-O-acyltransferase PlsY: protein MDYLLSGVIGYLLGSVSCGLLLVKLICGIDIRDYGSHNIGATNVFRTVGARMASFVLLGDLLKGVLALYLVNHYVSSDLTVLILCATCAILGHSFSWMCGFKGGKGVATGLGILLYFMPEVAVFALTIWLATVFVTRYVSLGSILAALAAPFSAWYLGYDGRLVAFVGLCAAVVVARHYQNMIRLKNGTESKIRQGHWKK, encoded by the coding sequence ATGGATTATCTGCTCAGTGGGGTCATCGGGTATCTCCTGGGATCCGTTTCCTGCGGCCTGCTTCTGGTGAAGCTGATCTGCGGCATCGATATCCGGGATTACGGCAGCCACAACATCGGAGCCACCAACGTGTTCCGGACCGTAGGGGCCCGGATGGCATCCTTCGTGCTCCTGGGAGACCTGCTCAAGGGTGTGCTGGCTCTTTATCTGGTGAACCATTATGTTTCCTCTGATTTGACGGTGCTGATCCTGTGCGCCACCTGTGCCATCCTGGGACACAGTTTTTCCTGGATGTGCGGGTTCAAAGGAGGCAAGGGTGTGGCCACCGGTCTGGGGATCCTGCTGTACTTCATGCCGGAAGTGGCGGTGTTTGCCCTGACCATCTGGCTGGCCACGGTGTTCGTCACCCGGTATGTGTCCCTGGGGTCCATCCTGGCGGCTCTGGCGGCGCCTTTTTCCGCCTGGTATCTGGGCTATGACGGCCGGCTTGTGGCCTTTGTGGGCCTGTGTGCCGCCGTAGTGGTGGCCCGCCATTACCAGAACATGATCCGCCTGAAAAACGGAACCGAAAGCAAGATCCGGCAGGGGCATTGGAAGAAATGA
- the fni gene encoding type 2 isopentenyl-diphosphate Delta-isomerase, translating into MKSRESRKIDHIKYALHLEDGPCATGFSDMQVMHCCLPQVDRRKVDLSVSLPGVGTLSQPLVIDAITGGAEAVKSINRDLAVVARETGCAMAVGSQYGAVRKGLYADTYQVVRRENPKGVVFANVSALATPEEARRAVDMVEAQALEIHLNSAQELAMEEGDRDFSRWLEQIAAICSQSEVPVIVKETGCGMAREEARRLLDCGVSILDTGGAGGTNFPAIEGCRYPEGNRELSQWGIPSALSLLETVEAKGWQNGIIASGGIRSALDVFRAQVLGANAVGMAGNILRLVREGGTLLAIQRIRQLLEAVKDFYTLTGCTRGTELRQVRYYFTGNLAAAVRSFSYGENEFN; encoded by the coding sequence ATGAAAAGCCGGGAGAGCCGTAAAATCGATCATATCAAGTATGCCCTGCACCTTGAGGATGGTCCTTGCGCCACCGGCTTTTCTGATATGCAGGTGATGCACTGCTGTCTGCCCCAGGTGGACCGGCGGAAAGTGGACCTTTCCGTGAGCCTGCCCGGGGTGGGGACACTGTCCCAGCCCCTGGTGATCGACGCCATCACCGGCGGGGCGGAGGCCGTAAAGTCCATCAACCGGGATCTGGCGGTGGTGGCCCGGGAAACCGGGTGCGCCATGGCCGTGGGGTCCCAGTACGGGGCTGTGCGGAAAGGGCTGTATGCAGACACCTACCAGGTGGTCCGGAGGGAGAATCCCAAGGGTGTGGTCTTTGCCAACGTGAGCGCGCTGGCCACTCCGGAGGAAGCCCGGCGGGCTGTGGACATGGTGGAAGCCCAGGCACTGGAGATCCATCTCAACAGTGCCCAGGAACTGGCCATGGAAGAAGGGGACCGGGATTTTTCCCGGTGGCTGGAGCAGATTGCAGCCATCTGCAGCCAGTCGGAAGTCCCTGTGATCGTGAAGGAAACAGGCTGCGGCATGGCCCGGGAAGAAGCCAGACGCCTGCTGGACTGCGGGGTATCCATCCTGGATACCGGCGGAGCCGGCGGGACCAATTTCCCGGCCATCGAAGGCTGCCGCTATCCGGAAGGGAACCGGGAACTGTCCCAGTGGGGCATTCCCTCGGCGCTGTCCCTTTTGGAAACCGTGGAAGCCAAAGGCTGGCAGAACGGAATCATCGCTTCCGGCGGAATCCGGTCGGCCCTGGATGTGTTCCGGGCCCAGGTGCTGGGAGCCAATGCAGTGGGGATGGCTGGAAATATCCTGCGTCTTGTCCGGGAAGGCGGGACCCTGTTGGCCATCCAACGGATACGGCAGCTCCTGGAAGCTGTCAAAGATTTCTACACCCTTACCGGGTGCACCAGAGGGACGGAGCTGCGGCAGGTCCGGTATTATTTTACCGGGAACCTGGCCGCGGCAGTCCGTTCTTTTTCCTACGGGGAAAACGAATTTAACTGA
- the scpB gene encoding SMC-Scp complex subunit ScpB has protein sequence MKLTKTAEMEALLFASGDPLTLERAAGALFITQDEAARLLEELQQQYRQADRGIQLRKVAGGWQLVTKKEAAGLVRRLQEKQEVKLSNAAMETLAIVAFKQPVTKSEMEAIRGVKVDGVLSTLVELDLVGEVGRKEVIGRPILYGTTEEFLRVFGLDSLEDLPQLPDEVLEGRLEGPEPLFD, from the coding sequence ATGAAACTCACCAAGACCGCTGAAATGGAAGCCCTGCTGTTTGCCAGCGGGGATCCCCTGACCCTGGAGCGGGCGGCAGGGGCCCTGTTCATCACCCAGGATGAGGCGGCCCGTCTTCTGGAAGAGCTCCAGCAGCAGTACCGGCAGGCGGACCGGGGCATCCAGCTGCGGAAAGTGGCCGGAGGCTGGCAGCTGGTGACCAAGAAGGAGGCCGCCGGGCTGGTCCGCCGGCTCCAGGAAAAACAGGAAGTGAAATTGTCCAACGCGGCCATGGAGACCCTGGCCATCGTGGCCTTCAAACAGCCGGTGACCAAAAGTGAAATGGAGGCCATCCGGGGGGTGAAAGTGGACGGGGTGCTCAGTACCCTGGTGGAACTGGACCTGGTGGGGGAAGTGGGCCGGAAGGAAGTGATCGGCCGCCCCATCCTGTACGGGACTACGGAAGAATTTTTGCGGGTGTTCGGACTGGATTCCCTGGAAGACCTGCCCCAGCTGCCGGATGAGGTGCTGGAAGGCCGCTTGGAAGGACCGGAACCCTTATTTGACTGA
- a CDS encoding segregation and condensation protein A gives MYQVKLADFEGPLDLLIHLIEKDKIDIYDIPIVSVTEQYVAYLNAMQEYNLDVASEFLLMAAMLLQIKSRMLLPKPPAEEGEEEADPRQMLVDMLVEYRKTKKLAQALRECLQRASLHTARSPEPQGRVLQKVKRYGLGDLLRALAGLLPRQEEGDTVIPRQEFPIQDRMEAIRDALHSRKGNLDFRQLLQDRKNHSEVIATFLAVLELLRLKEIELIQEEPFGPMVLEPRKEATHETHQDR, from the coding sequence GTGTATCAAGTGAAACTGGCGGATTTCGAAGGGCCTCTGGACCTTCTGATCCATCTCATCGAAAAAGACAAGATCGACATCTACGATATTCCCATCGTTTCCGTGACGGAGCAGTATGTGGCCTATCTCAATGCCATGCAGGAATACAATCTGGATGTGGCCAGCGAATTCCTGCTGATGGCGGCCATGCTGCTCCAGATCAAATCCCGGATGCTGCTGCCCAAGCCCCCGGCGGAGGAAGGGGAAGAAGAGGCGGATCCCCGGCAGATGCTGGTGGACATGCTGGTGGAATACCGGAAGACCAAAAAGCTGGCCCAGGCCCTGCGGGAATGTCTCCAGCGGGCCAGTCTCCATACGGCCCGGTCTCCGGAACCCCAGGGCAGGGTGCTCCAAAAGGTGAAACGGTACGGGCTGGGGGATCTGCTCCGGGCCCTGGCGGGCCTTCTGCCCCGGCAGGAAGAGGGGGATACGGTGATCCCCCGACAGGAATTCCCCATCCAGGACCGGATGGAGGCCATCCGGGACGCCCTGCACAGCCGGAAGGGAAACCTGGACTTCCGGCAGCTGCTCCAGGACCGGAAAAACCACAGCGAGGTAATCGCCACCTTCCTGGCGGTGCTGGAACTGCTGCGGCTGAAGGAAATCGAACTGATCCAGGAGGAGCCCTTCGGACCCATGGTCCTGGAGCCCCGGAAGGAGGCAACCCATGAAACTCACCAAGACCGCTGA
- a CDS encoding bifunctional 4-hydroxy-3-methylbut-2-enyl diphosphate reductase/30S ribosomal protein S1 — protein MKIYVADPCGFCYGVKRAINVAEVQAKGYNDSIATLGELVHNPRVVEKLKQQGVECKEKLAQFAAGDTVIFRSHGVGPALYEEARQRELNVIDATCPHVRKAQKTAAELAGEGRFVIIVGEKRHPEVQSIKAWAGSDSVVIETSDDLGSLPEKDKFGVVSQTTFEAEKFNLLLRMAQEKRPGDYKVVRTICTATAERQAAARQLAGKTDAFFVFGGKNSANTRHLWELAREINPRSYLLQDASEITGPMLAGAQKIGITAGASTPQEIIEEAIGTMETMESLLGEQECMKLHIGMIVEATVVEVTDDEVVVDFGYQSEGSVAFDQWTLGGTKDTVAPTVKPGDKVTLKVIASENQDGLVVLSRTKAEADQAWLKLPEELADKKTVQVKGLRAVKGGLTVSYEGLTGFIPASHLDLKHVDDVKEYEGKDLEVSLLEINPEKKRLVFSRRNVLREERAAKNAAWKEERAKREEERHEALEKAFQTFHEGETVEGTIKSIVDFGMFVEIAPMVQGLVHISEVSWDRSVKPADLYKVGEKINVYIKGLDEEKGRISLSVKALQEDPWVAAAKEFRVGDVVTGTVVRFLPFGAIVKLNDKNEGMIHISEIAEQRIDKPEDVLEIGQEVKVKVLRVDTEHKKIALSITKAKEDAEKAEMRQYLGKKSTLSQGLGEKLAEAEAEAHK, from the coding sequence ATGAAAATCTATGTTGCAGACCCCTGCGGCTTCTGTTATGGTGTAAAAAGAGCAATAAACGTTGCAGAAGTGCAAGCAAAAGGGTATAATGATAGTATTGCCACTCTGGGTGAATTGGTTCATAATCCCCGTGTTGTAGAAAAACTGAAACAGCAAGGTGTAGAATGCAAGGAGAAGCTGGCGCAATTCGCGGCTGGCGATACAGTCATATTCCGTTCCCACGGTGTGGGGCCCGCTCTCTACGAGGAGGCCCGGCAGCGGGAACTGAACGTCATCGATGCCACTTGTCCTCATGTGCGGAAAGCACAGAAAACGGCTGCTGAACTGGCAGGTGAAGGCCGTTTTGTCATCATTGTTGGGGAAAAGCGTCATCCTGAGGTGCAAAGTATCAAGGCTTGGGCAGGCAGCGATTCTGTGGTCATTGAAACATCCGATGACCTTGGATCTCTTCCTGAAAAAGATAAGTTTGGGGTAGTCAGTCAGACGACTTTTGAAGCTGAGAAGTTTAACCTTCTGCTTCGAATGGCTCAGGAGAAACGTCCGGGCGACTATAAAGTCGTGCGAACCATTTGCACTGCCACCGCAGAACGACAGGCTGCCGCACGGCAGCTGGCAGGGAAAACAGATGCTTTCTTCGTATTTGGCGGCAAGAACAGCGCGAACACGAGACATCTGTGGGAACTGGCCAGGGAAATCAATCCCCGTTCCTATCTTTTGCAGGACGCCAGTGAAATCACGGGACCGATGCTGGCCGGAGCACAAAAAATTGGCATCACTGCTGGCGCATCGACGCCGCAGGAAATTATTGAGGAGGCTATTGGAACTATGGAAACGATGGAAAGTTTGTTGGGCGAACAGGAATGCATGAAATTGCACATTGGCATGATTGTGGAGGCTACCGTGGTAGAAGTGACCGATGATGAGGTCGTGGTAGACTTCGGGTATCAGAGTGAAGGGTCTGTGGCCTTCGACCAATGGACTTTGGGTGGTACCAAGGACACCGTAGCCCCCACTGTGAAACCGGGCGACAAAGTGACCCTGAAAGTCATTGCCAGCGAAAACCAGGATGGTCTGGTTGTCCTGAGCAGAACCAAAGCGGAAGCCGATCAGGCCTGGCTGAAACTGCCGGAAGAACTGGCTGACAAGAAGACCGTTCAGGTCAAGGGCCTGCGGGCTGTAAAAGGCGGCCTGACTGTTTCCTACGAAGGACTGACTGGCTTCATCCCCGCTTCCCACCTGGATCTGAAGCATGTGGATGATGTAAAAGAATATGAAGGCAAGGATCTGGAAGTTTCTCTGCTGGAAATCAATCCGGAAAAGAAACGTCTGGTATTCTCCCGCAGAAACGTTCTGCGTGAAGAACGGGCTGCCAAGAACGCTGCCTGGAAGGAAGAAAGAGCCAAACGGGAAGAAGAACGTCATGAAGCCCTGGAAAAAGCTTTCCAGACCTTCCATGAAGGCGAAACCGTTGAAGGGACCATCAAGAGCATCGTTGATTTCGGTATGTTCGTGGAAATCGCTCCCATGGTCCAGGGCCTGGTGCACATCTCTGAAGTGTCCTGGGACCGCAGCGTGAAACCGGCTGACCTGTACAAAGTGGGCGAAAAGATCAACGTGTACATCAAAGGCCTGGACGAAGAAAAAGGCCGTATCAGCCTGTCCGTCAAGGCTCTCCAGGAAGATCCCTGGGTGGCTGCCGCCAAGGAATTCCGCGTGGGTGATGTAGTGACCGGTACCGTTGTACGGTTCCTGCCCTTCGGCGCCATTGTAAAACTGAACGACAAGAACGAAGGCATGATCCACATTTCCGAAATCGCTGAACAGCGGATCGACAAACCGGAAGATGTTCTGGAAATCGGTCAGGAAGTAAAGGTCAAAGTCCTGCGTGTGGATACCGAACACAAGAAGATCGCCCTGAGCATCACCAAAGCCAAGGAAGATGCAGAAAAGGCTGAAATGCGTCAGTATCTGGGCAAGAAGAGCACTCTGTCCCAGGGCCTGGGCGAAAAACTGGCCGAAGCAGAAGCGGAAGCCCATAAATAA
- a CDS encoding lysophospholipid acyltransferase family protein — protein sequence MWYRFVQLLFSILFRIIYRLRVIGRENIPGKGPVVIACNHVSLLDPPMVGTASSRPVHFMAKSELFVPVLGTLYKSLGAFPVHRGAGDAHAIRTALTILKHQEVLGIFPEGHRSRDGKLGKAQPGALAIALKGKAEVVPACILGSDLKRRKSFWPRITVVFGKPMKLENEQGNKLKVEELSEELMREIQALMDAHSEN from the coding sequence ATGTGGTACCGGTTTGTCCAGCTGCTGTTTTCCATCCTGTTCCGGATCATTTACCGGCTCCGGGTCATCGGCCGGGAGAACATCCCCGGGAAGGGTCCGGTGGTCATCGCCTGCAACCATGTGAGCCTGCTGGATCCGCCCATGGTGGGTACGGCCTCTTCCCGGCCCGTCCATTTCATGGCCAAAAGCGAATTGTTCGTGCCGGTGCTGGGGACCCTGTACAAAAGCCTGGGGGCCTTTCCGGTCCACCGGGGCGCCGGGGATGCCCATGCCATCCGGACAGCGCTCACCATCCTGAAGCATCAGGAAGTGCTGGGGATCTTTCCGGAAGGGCACCGGAGCCGGGACGGGAAACTGGGGAAAGCCCAGCCCGGAGCCCTGGCCATCGCCCTGAAGGGGAAGGCAGAAGTGGTGCCCGCCTGCATCCTGGGCAGCGACCTGAAGCGCCGGAAGAGTTTCTGGCCCCGGATCACCGTGGTGTTCGGCAAGCCCATGAAACTGGAAAATGAACAGGGAAATAAATTGAAAGTGGAGGAGCTGAGCGAAGAGCTGATGAGGGAAATCCAGGCTCTGATGGATGCGCACAGCGAAAATTGA
- a CDS encoding site-2 protease family protein gives MLNLDASLVYRIPALLFTITVHEYAHGAMSASLGDPTPEGDGRLTMNPLAHLDLIGSLMLILVGFGWARPVRVDPRYYANPRKGMLQVAFAGPASNLLVTFLAMFLQLFLPRYFNAGRGVLLFLNWLMLYNVWFAFFNLLPIPPMDGYNVLRTWLPLDKSLAYERLVGPYSNLLLIVLCFTGIVSVVVSPLSTLFLQLCRGILALFLF, from the coding sequence ATGCTCAATCTGGATGCGTCTCTGGTCTACCGGATCCCGGCGCTGCTGTTTACCATCACCGTCCATGAATATGCCCACGGGGCCATGTCCGCCAGCCTGGGGGACCCCACTCCGGAAGGGGACGGACGGCTTACCATGAATCCCCTGGCCCATCTGGATCTGATCGGGTCCCTGATGCTGATCCTGGTGGGGTTCGGCTGGGCCAGGCCGGTGCGGGTGGATCCCCGGTACTATGCCAATCCCCGGAAGGGAATGCTGCAGGTGGCTTTCGCCGGTCCGGCCAGCAACCTGCTGGTCACCTTCCTGGCCATGTTCCTCCAGCTGTTCCTGCCCCGGTATTTCAACGCCGGCCGGGGAGTGCTGCTGTTCTTGAACTGGCTTATGCTTTATAATGTATGGTTTGCCTTTTTCAATCTGCTGCCCATTCCGCCCATGGATGGGTACAATGTGCTGCGGACCTGGCTGCCCCTGGACAAGAGCCTGGCCTATGAACGGCTGGTGGGGCCCTACAGCAATCTGCTGCTGATCGTCCTGTGTTTCACCGGCATCGTCAGTGTGGTGGTGTCGCCCCTGTCCACCCTGTTTCTCCAGCTGTGCCGGGGGATCCTGGCACTGTTCCTGTTCTGA